The genomic stretch ttaactatGCAATTATTGGGGTTCCATGTGTCGAGTTTTTTGTGGAACAAAGTATTTAACCAATTTTCTAATGGTGAAACACTTAATACCTTTAAGGTATGTTTAGCAagatgtcaaaataaaagcacatgtAGAAAACTGTCTTTCAATTATCCATTTATTGTACAAATATTTCCATAtacaaatacattaaagtaCAAAGTTGCCATTGATCCTTACAACCACTGTTAGAAAGatcaaaatcctccattggCACATCAACATGTATGTGAGTCCATGTCTGCAGGTCTGTCCTATGATCTGTGGTCTGTCTCTGCTCGGCTGTCTTCTGCTTGTGAACACACACTCTGATGTGTTTCCTCCTCTGAGCTCCTCCTGATAGTCAGCTCTCTGTCGGCCGCCTCAACAGCAGCAACTTTGGCTGCCTGGATGTGGAGCTTTCCATCTGGAGAAAGGCTGCAGCTGACGTCTTCATGCTTCACCCCTTCAGGCAGATCAAACTCCTGTCTGAACTGCTGCAGTCTGTAAGAGTAGGAGCCTTTGCCGTCCTCttgtttcttctctgtcttGCCGCTGACTCTCAGCTTCCTGCCCACCTGCCTGACTGACAGCTCTTCTGGAGCAAAGCCTTGAGTGTCCAGGGTTAGGCCAAAGTGCTCTCCCTCTTTGTCCAGCTGGTAGGAGACTGGCTGCAGAGCCACGCTGCTCCTGAAAGGCTCTGTGTCCTCCAGGATCTGCCGTTGAACTTTGTCCATCAGCTGAAGACTGCTGCGCAGCTCTTGCAGGTTTCTTTGCAGGAGATCCTGCTGGTAGAACAGAGGCCTGACCTCTGGCCACAGACTGCGTACAGGCCAGGAGAAGTCCATGAATGGACTGAGGGCAGACGGGAATCCATGAGAGCACAGCATGTTCCTCCTGTTTAGTCTGGAGTCTTCTTGTCTTCAGATGAATCTCTGTTCAGGCGTCTCTTCACTCCTCTGCTGCTTGTAGAGCTTTCTGTCAGTCAGTGGGACCGTCCCAGCTTTATATTCTAACAGGCGGAGCTCCAGAGGCTTCAGGAAGGTTCTGGTAATTACCACAGAACTCCACTGGGTGGAGCTCTTTCACACAATTTATCTGCTCTTCCACATGCTGCTCTTTGCCAACATCATTTATTTCAAGTTTTCTAATGTCGTTTTTTGGTGGAGagataaaaataatttgttttataaaacacacaatGTTTCAGCCTGTTAAACCAATATTGGTTAAGGTTTTTGAGAACATTATGGAAAAACATATATCTAAAAAAGCTTTCTGAATGAAATCATACTTATTATAATGTAGTAGATTTCATAGAATGTTTTTAGTAAATGTATCTTGTCTTGTATCTGTGTCGGGGGTATATTGTCTGAGATGTTTTGTCTTATAAAAATTCATTGTAATGTACCTAGAGATTATATGACGTGCtgaaaatccaataaaaatagtattttgtgTAGTATAAACTTTTCAAATCAAAGTTTAAAACCCAACGGTTAATCCTCCTTTTCTTACAGTGCAAGGACAACCTTTATAAGAAAATatgtaatgatttatttctcttgtttttattgaaaaacgGGCATATTTATAATATGTGCTTGTACATTGCCTGCTGAAAAAACTAAATCTTAGCCTGTGTTTAGCATTTAAATCATACCAGAAACTAATTAAGATATTATACTGTTAATAAGGCTCAAAAGTTTGATTAGCGAaaatgtttatacattttttataataatgaaCAATTATTGCTGATATAATGCTAATATGTTTCAGGCATGTTTCACAGACATTTGACCAATACTTCCATATTTACAGTCGGTTTCTCTTATAGTTTTACGCTACAGCTGTCTTAAAGACTTTTATCCCCATGAAATCTGTTCTTcgtttattaatattctttgtTATAGcaagaaataaagcatttattaTGTGTAGTAATTTTCTGTTTGTCATTGTCCTGCAGAAAGATGAACCGTTGTGTCTGTCTGAGGTCAAGAGCGTTCTGGAGCATGTTTTCATCCAGGATCTCTGAAAATTGAGGAATTTATCTTTCCCTCTTTTCTGAATAGTCTTTTAATTCTTGCCACTTGAAAAGTATCCCTACAGCATAACActgccactaccatgcttcACTGTAGGGATGGTATTTTCCATGTGATGAACAATGTTGGGTTTCTTCAGAATATGGCGCTTTGAATCCATGCCAAAATGTTTACTCTATTCCATCAGACTAGGGACATTTAATTTCTCATAGTCTGAAAGTGTTATGGGTGATTTCTGGTAAACTCAAGGCAGACTGTCATGTCCATCTTACTAAGAGTTGCTTCCATCAGGTCAGTCTACCCTACAGGCCTGATTGGTGGATTGCTGCAGAGATCAATGTCCTTTTAGAAGGTTCTCCTCTCTCCACAGAGCAACACTGGAGCTCTGACAGAGTGGCCGTCAGATTCTTGGTCACATCCCTGACTAAGGCCCTTCTTTCCCAGTCACTCGGTTTAAGAAGGCCAGCCAGCTCTAGGAGGAGTCCTGGGGGTTCCCTGCTTCTTCCACTTAGAGATGATAGAGGTCATTATGCCCACCTGGTGCTTCTAAGCAGGAATCTGTGGTTAATTTTCCCCCAGAGTTTGATGTGTAGACAATCCTGTCTCTGAGGTCTGCAGATTATTCCTTTGACTTCATGATTGGTTTGCATTCTGAAATGCTCTGGGTGTGTGACTTTCCAAATTCAGGTTAATTAATTGAATTTACCACAGATTTACTCCAATGAAGCTGCTGCAACATCCAAAGGAGGATCAGTTGAAACATGATGCATACAAACCTAAATTCTAGCATGTTAGTCATTAATGCAAATACTTGAGTACTCATGGTTTCAAGGTAtcatttataatatatttgtaAGTATGTGAAATTTacctttttaattatg from Fundulus heteroclitus isolate FHET01 unplaced genomic scaffold, MU-UCD_Fhet_4.1 scaffold_446, whole genome shotgun sequence encodes the following:
- the LOC105929303 gene encoding heat shock protein 30; translation: MLCSHGFPSALSPFMDFSWPVRSLWPEVRPLFYQQDLLQRNLQELRSSLQLMDKVQRQILEDTEPFRSSVALQPVSYQLDKEGEHFGLTLDTQGFAPEELSVRQVGRKLRVSGKTEKKQEDGKGSYSYRLQQFRQEFDLPEGVKHEDVSCSLSPDGKLHIQAAKVAAVEAADRELTIRRSSEEETHQSVCSQAEDSRAETDHRS